TGACGATGGTCTCCAATGCCCCGGGCGTAGCCAAGGCGAACAAGGAGATGCACTCGGTAGGACTGGGCGTGATGAACCTGCATGGATATTTTGCCAAAAATAAAATCGCTTATGAGAGCGAGCAGGCCCGTGATTTCGCACGCACCTTCTTCATGACCATGAACTTCCATTCGATTGAGAAAAGCATGGAAATTGCCGCCGAGACCGGCGAGACCTTCTATGGATTCGAGCAGTCCGACTACGCCAGTGGCGTCTATTTCGACCGTTATATTACAACAGACTACCGTCCGGTTACTGCCAAAGCGCAGGAACTGTTCGCAGGCATCTACATTCCTACTACTGAGGACTGGAAAGCGCTGCGTGACAAGGTAATGAAGCACGGCCTGTACCATGCCTACCGTCTGGCGATTGCGCCGACTGCGAGCATCTCGTACATCCAGAATGCGACCTCCAGCGTTATGCCGATTGTAGAGCAGATCGAGACCCGCACCTATGCCAACTCGACCACCTACTACCCGATGCCGTACCTGCGTCCGGACAATGTGTTCTATTATAAATCCGCCTACCTGATGGACCAGTTCAAGGTGATTGATCTGATTGCGGAAATTCAGCCTCATATCGACCAGGGTATCTCTACCGTCCTGCATGTGAACAGTGATGTGACCACCCGCGAGTTGGCCCGTTCTTACCTGTATGCGGCGCACAAAGGGCTGAAATCCCTGTATTACACCCGGACCAACAAGCTGTCTGTCGAGGAATGCCTGGCCTGCTCTATCTAAGAGCCGCGCGGGTACAGAAAGGGAGAAGATACAATTATGAGCGCAATTCAAGCCGTGAACTGGAACCGTCCCGATGACGATTTCTCGCTGATGTTCTGGAACCAGAATATCATGCAGTTCTGGACCGATGATGAAATTCCATTATCCGATGACAAAATGTCCTGGCTCACGCTAAGCGAGACCGAGAAGGACTCTTATATGAAGGTGCTGGGCGGACTGACCCTGCTCGATACGGTTCAGGGCGGCGTTGGGATGCCGCAGATTATGGAGCATGTAGACGGCTTGCAGCGCAAGGCGGTCCTCGGCTTCATGGGCATGATGGAGCAAATCCATGCGAAGTCCTACAGCAGTATTTTTACAACACTGGCTTCGACTGAGGAGATTGACGGGATTTTCCGCTGGGTGGAGGACAATACGTTCCTGCAATTCAAGGCGGAGACGATCTCGGAGTACTACCAGAAGATTGAGACGAAAAAAGACCTCTATCTGGCGATGGCTGCCTCGGTGCTGCTGGAAAGCTACCTGTTCTACAGCGGCTTCTTCTACCCGCTCTATCTGGCCGGACAAGGCAAAATGACCTGCAGCGGCGAGATCATCGACCTGATCCTGCGGGATGAGAGCATCCACGGCGTATACGTCGGCGTGCTGGCCCAGGAAATCTTCGAGGAGCTGTCCGAAGAAGACCAGAGCGATGTCTACGAGACGCTGGTTGGCCTGCTGCGCCTGCTCCACGCGAACGAAGAGCAATACACCGAGCAGATCTACGCACCGATCGGGCTGGTGGAGGAAGTGAAGACCTTCCTGCGCTACAACGCCAACAAGGCGATGATGAACCTCGGCCATGATCCGCTGTTCGCTGAGGAAGAGATCAACCCGATCGTCCAGAACGGCATCAGCACCCACACGAAGCAGCATGACTTCTTCTCGAAGAAGGGCAACGGGTATGTGCGGGCGATGAATGTGGAGCCTTTGCGGGATGAGGATTTTCAGTTTTAAGATAAGCTGAATCGAAGAACCTGGCTCACAGCCCGGCCGTCACTCCAGAGAATGTTTGGACTTCCGGCCGCTGTTGTCTCCAGATTTCTTCAATTGTACCGCTGTTAGCGGTTGAAATCCGTACTAAGCATATGCTTCCGATGCGAGCTTTCCTACGGAAAGCTTTCAGGCGGACGCTGACGCTCCTACAGTTCCAAAATTCCCTTCCACCACTCATCCTTTAATATTTATTAAACAAGTTCAATTTAATGGATGGTATAGTTAATAAAAAGCCAGTCGCCGAAAGTTCCTTAGCGACTGGCTTTTTATTTGGTTCTCTTCCTGGAAAGAGGCCACTATATCCCGTTATATATTCATAAATATTTACATTTGCATACATTATATTCTATATTCTTTCAAGGAAAATAATTACATAAATTTTCCTCACTATTCTATATAATTAATTGTGAACATACATAACATAAAAAATGGAGGTAATAATTTGAAAAAACTTTCTGCTATTTTATCAATCGCTTTGTTAATGACTACTTTTGCACCCTTCGCATCAGCAAATCAAGCAAGTCCAACCGAGGCGCCTTCGCACGAATTTGTTAGCCAACAACTTACATCAAACAGTTATACCTACAATGGTATTGAGATTAGTTCTCCCCTCATCTTAAGCGAAAATGAATTAGCTTCTATTTATGCTAATGTCCAAAAAGCAACCGATTCTAGAAACATAATAACTCCATTCTCTCACGAGATAGGCGGTTCTGGTGAAATCGTGTATGGTCCAAAATATGAAGCTCATTCAAACAGAGATGTAGTCACTTTTGCATCAATGGCGGCTGCTTGGTTAAACAATTTTATTTACACTAAAAGTGGATGGAATCCTGCATGGTTCAAAAAATGGGTTATATCCGCTACAGAAGCTTGGTTTATAAATAGTGCAGTAAAACCGACATATACTGGAATATGGACAACAAGATCTGGGGACTTACAAATCCCAGGATTATACCACTATTATCTTACACTTGTACATTATACCGATGGCACATTCACAACACCTATTAGTGTGCAATATAATGAAGTAGCCAGCGAATACAATCCTTAAATGTAATTATCACCCGCTGAGCCTAATTTGAGTTCAGCGGGAATCACTTTTATGTTGGAGGTTTTTTATGACAGAAATTGATGAGAGAAAGTGGGGGCAAGAGCCTGTTAAGGAACCTAAAGATCGATATGCACAATTTCTAAAAATAGTATCCTTTACCTTCTTGGGCGTAACATTTACCATAATCTTTACGGAAATCAATATGAGTAATTATCCAATTAAAATATTATTTTTTATTTTTGGACAGTTTTTTATATATAGATATTTATTAAAAAATGTATCTAGAACTTCAGAAAAGTTTAAGCGGTTTTGTGAAAAACTTAAAATAAAATTGCCGATTTTATATATTTTGTATTTTTTATTCCTCTATTACATCGGATATCCTTATTTTTAAAATCAAATCATACTAACTTTCATTCCCTAATCTCAGAGTACTTTCCTTTTGACCTTATGAACTGCTCCTTTATTAGGTGGAAAACAAGACCTTAAAGGTTAAAGTAGCCAGCCGTTGATATTACATCAGCGACTGGCTATTTCGTTTTGGTTGAAGTGGAATTTATTTATAGCAATGTCGCTTTAATTTGTGAGACCATATCAGTCTTGGGACGTAGGAGTAGGGATGATCTTTTTACCGAAAAGAGGTGTGGCAGATTGGCTATACATATTCAGGAGTACGGGGACCGGGATGGGGACTGTCTGATGGTCTTCCTGCATGGCGGGGGCGTGAGCGGCTGGATGTGGGATAAGCAGGTGGCGGCGTTCGCCAGTTATCATTGTCTGGTCCCGGATCTGCCGGGGCACGGGTTCAGCCGGGAGGATCAGGAGTTCACGATCCGCAGCAGCGCGGAGGAGCTATTAACCGTTATTGAAGAGCGTGCTCAGGGACGAAAGGTCGTTGTTACCGGATTCTCGCTGGGCGCACAGGTATTGGTTCAGATGCTGGGCCTGAGGCCGGAGCTGATACATTATGCCGTCATCAACAGCGCTTTAGTGCGGCCGATTCCTTCCGCCAACTGGCTGATCGGGCCGACGGTCAGGCTGTCTTTTCCGCTGATTAAGTATAGATGGTTCGCGAGGCTCCAGGCCAAGACGCTCTATCTGGGTGAGGAGTATCTGGAGCGTTATGTTGAAGAGAGCCGGCAGATGGAGCTGAAAATGCTGATCCGGGTGCTGGAAGAGAATATGTCGTTCCGCATTCCAGCCGGATTCAGTGAGACCGCAGGCAAGATTCTGGTTACCGTAGGTGAACAGGAGAAATCCGTCATGAAGCAATCCGCCCGGGATCTGGTGGCCGCAAATCCCCGTAGTACAGGCGTGGTGA
This region of Paenibacillus sp. FSL K6-1096 genomic DNA includes:
- the nrdF gene encoding class 1b ribonucleoside-diphosphate reductase subunit beta; the encoded protein is MSAIQAVNWNRPDDDFSLMFWNQNIMQFWTDDEIPLSDDKMSWLTLSETEKDSYMKVLGGLTLLDTVQGGVGMPQIMEHVDGLQRKAVLGFMGMMEQIHAKSYSSIFTTLASTEEIDGIFRWVEDNTFLQFKAETISEYYQKIETKKDLYLAMAASVLLESYLFYSGFFYPLYLAGQGKMTCSGEIIDLILRDESIHGVYVGVLAQEIFEELSEEDQSDVYETLVGLLRLLHANEEQYTEQIYAPIGLVEEVKTFLRYNANKAMMNLGHDPLFAEEEINPIVQNGISTHTKQHDFFSKKGNGYVRAMNVEPLRDEDFQF
- a CDS encoding alpha/beta hydrolase, translated to MAIHIQEYGDRDGDCLMVFLHGGGVSGWMWDKQVAAFASYHCLVPDLPGHGFSREDQEFTIRSSAEELLTVIEERAQGRKVVVTGFSLGAQVLVQMLGLRPELIHYAVINSALVRPIPSANWLIGPTVRLSFPLIKYRWFARLQAKTLYLGEEYLERYVEESRQMELKMLIRVLEENMSFRIPAGFSETAGKILVTVGEQEKSVMKQSARDLVAANPRSTGVVIPRIGHGVPLAKPELFNELVEAWMQGGELPGECRRI